A stretch of DNA from Vanacampus margaritifer isolate UIUO_Vmar chromosome 1, RoL_Vmar_1.0, whole genome shotgun sequence:
gaaattcacAAAGGGAAAATATTCATTCCTCAATTGTGATGTGTCATTTATCTGCAGGTGTTCAAAGTGGACAATTCAGGGAAAGTCCAGAAAGAAGGTAAAtgcaaaatgcaaaatgcaaaaagaagaaaagtgtcATTTTGAAAGGACACACAAGTCAATGTAGCAAAACGCTCAAGATGGAAAACTGCACCAAACTCCTTGGACAAACAGTCATTTTTACAAGTCAGTGTGATTTTCTGGTGGTGTTCCACAAGTGAAGGCGAGACTTTTGCATATTTCTTCACCATCACCTCCTGTCGCTTGTTCAGCATTGTTaagcggtaaaaaaaaatgcggcCCGTGACCGCAAGACACCAGGTTTGATTTCCCAGAGAAAAATCGCATGGCTCCATCTTGTGGACACATTTGCTATTGCGCTCTCTGCTGACTCCAATCACAAGTCCATTAAAATGGATTGCCAAGAATTCAAGAACAAACGTCTGAATTGTACTTAATAGATGGGATGGTTATAAGGCGTCCCAAAGTCCGGAGTTGCCTTCTGATCATGAAACAGAAAACCTTGATGCCTGCGCAGCGTGCGCCGGAAAGCCGTCGCATACTGTGTGTATAGGCGGAGGTTGCACCGCTGCATCCGTGACCATCCATTAGCAAATGAGGCGCTAGCCTAATAGTAATAGAAGTCccaaaatcatttcatttttttcctgggtACCACTAAAGGGTATTCCAGTACCTAAAAGAGGTGCAATGGTTGAGTAgtgttcaatattttttatgattgagATTTGAAAAGCCGTTTTTATCGATCAGATTCATATTTAACTTCCTGGGACATTCCAGTACTTGACAAAAACGGTATTGCTGTTTAACAACAAAGGGGGAAAACAAGATCAGACATGAAGAAAGAAGGGGGGGCGGTTACATGAGAGGGATTTCCATTTTTTCTGCATTGCTGGAGTCCCAGATAGTGTATGTTGCAAGTTTCCTGGTGTTGAGTAACTGGAATTTTATGTGACTGGCGAGCGCCGGTATAAAAAGAAGTGAGAAGAGGGCGGAAGCAACTAGAAGCAACATTGCACATTGGGTCTCACAAAGGTATTTATTCTTCATATATCTTTTGCATTCGTCAAGTCTTAGTTATTtatgaatgttgttttttgagaTAATCTATGTAGAACACATTGTTgttcaaagttgtgttttttaattgcacatGCAGTAAGTTACATATTGTGGTATCTTGCATGCACGTACGGTGTCAGTGTGACAACATTGGCATTAAACCACAACTACTGTACAGGCAGGCAGCTTAAATATAGTTGAGGGGTATATGATTTGGCATAATGctgactaaaaaaaaagctgttaaaggctgtagcaaaaaaaaaaaagagtaaaaaaaaacatgcaaaggcTAGGCTTGGAAGTTGGTGAAAACATTggccagttttttttgttgggattgatgctttttttttttcaatgaaataattaattgttaaataaatgttaaaatgttttacttaataaaaactacattaaaatgtcattttttatatttattttaattttattttaattataccTTTCCCTcaattcaacaaaacaaaatacaaaagtaaaaaaaaagacagcagacATCAGAAAAAGGAAGTGAAATAAGGTCCAGCCACAAAGAACAATGGGACACAATTTTTGCTGCATCTAAAGGGGAAGTCGTgtccaaaaaaaacccaaaaacagTTATGTGATATTCTGAGTAATAGTGCAGGAGGTGAATTGGGAGTCCTACTTTTaccagtctttattttagtttattattttattattattttttagcacaAGTAGGCCTATCTGTACTACATTAGGCCCTAAATCCTTAAGAGCAGCCCTTTCATGAGCAATTGGCGAATACGTGATGAGATACAATATGCTGGCATGTGCCCttttaatgttttacatttgcACCGTCAGGTGTAACAATGAAGGCCGCAGCGTGTGCCGTTCTCCTCTTGCTGGCTTTAGCTCAAGGTACGGTATGCGTGTTCCAACACACGAACGACAGTGGCCATTAGATGCGTTCCATCAAGCATAAATCAAGTCATCACATCATCATCAAGtcacgtcttttttttctttcttttttttctagttaaGGCACTGAAGTGCAACTACTGCTTCTCAAAGGGCAGCGATCTGTGTAATCCGACCAGCACCCAGACCTGTACCGGATCTGCTAATGCCTGCGCTTCAGTTATCCTTCAAGGCCCTCTGAGTAAGTTCAGTTTTGTAGGTGGTAATGCAAATTTTTGTGTGGTCAGAAATGGTGTGTGATTGCTGAGATGCTCTCACAGAATAGCAAAATAAGAAATGAATTGTTTAGTTGCAGAAGCGCCTGACTTCGGCTATTGTTTATGGCGACCCCTGTTGGGACGAGCAAATAAGTGTTCCCCTGCTATTTGCAAAGCCTCGCTGTGAATACTGAACATCTGCAAATAATTCACATTCCTCCGAAGGTTTATAGCTGCAGATAGATGCcataagatggcagcaaagcactacattTGTCTAAATAAAACTCATCGTTTCAATTCTACATTGTTGCTTGTCACAAAGATGCCACAATGTGACTccaatgtcatatttttatcCCTTTGGCTTTATCCCAAAAATTGTGAATAGGTcagtatttcaaaacaaattataacctaggatattaaaaaaaaaataagacagacACCTAAAACATAAGAGAATTAAACATTGAATTGTTCAACTAAACCATAACATGACAAAAgtgtgctagcttaatgctaacatatactgtatgaaaAGCCATAGCTGGGAGAGGGGCAGAAAAGGTCTCCAACAAAACTTGAATAATACTCGTTTTTCCCACAGAACAGAAATAATGTGTTGCTGCTATGTGTCTGTTAAAGTAGGAGTTTGATGGTTTATAGTTACCATATGCTATCGGTGCTAATTTCTATTAGCTAGTCTATTGCATTTCACATCATGTTTGCATTAAGCTAGTTAAATCAAGTGagttttaataagtttaaacGTTCTTAAAGTGTGGGAGGGTTATaactttcaaatgttttttcaaaccCTGCAATCAGGACTTTATACGCTTAATTGTATCAGTGGTTTAatccagtttttttgttttcatgtcaaTGCACTGACAAAAGATATTGACACACAATAAACATTCGCATTAATGCTTCTTGTATGTCAGTATTCACATAATTGTTACTCTGTGTTTGtccctaactcattcactgccattgacggctatagacgtcaaaaattcattttaactatttctattagtttaacatttttttccacttttgttaacaagagtatgaaaacctagaatttttgggggatatttagaacagatataaaatcgtgggttaactagtgaagtcatgcgattaattacaatgacaaattttaatcgcctgacacccctaattcttaataatctgttctttttttaaatctttctttttaagaagaaaagattattaaaaatgaggggcgtcaggtgattacattttttaattgtaattaatcgcatgccttcactatttaactcacgattaaaaaaaagattattaaaaattaggggcgtcaggtgattacattttttaaatcgtaattaattgcatgactttactagttacctcacgattatTAACAAATTGTTCCgtatgtgcaatatttttttctctaggttttcatactttaaccattaacaaaagtggattttttttaaattaattagtctaaatgaatttttgacgtctataggcatcaatggcagtgaatgagttaattgaccaTATtgtcaaaatgacttttattgaataatttgttgtttatctgaaacatttttttttaaattgatttgcaGGCCAATCTTTCCGTCAATGCATGAACATGGCTGTGTGTCAGGGCTTCATCAAAACGCCCGGCGCGTTCGCCACTTGCTGCAGCACGGACCTCTGCAACTGAGCGGCTTTACTATGTACACCGGCACCCTTTTTGTCAATGCTGTTTGCTTTTTGCTCTTGTCACTCATGCAAATCCCTCTTTCTCTAAATGGGAACAATATATCTTTTGTTCCAACTActcagattattaaaaatgttttggatatCAGACAAAAAGGAGAGTATAGTCCCATAATGTAATTTCCCGCCTTACGCCTAAGGACTTTCAGCAGTGTAGAGatttgacatttacagtggatataaaaagtcaacacacccctgttgaaaagccagatttttgtgatacaaaaaaattacacctATATTAATTTTGTTAGAACTTTCCCCCCACTTTTCCCAACTATACCATAAACAATTCAAACAACTCAACCCAAAATTAAAGTAAATTGTAAACCCTTctgtaaaggaaaaaaaaacccacaattgTCACTGAAACACCTCAAAACTGAGATCCTatgtaacaataaatattaatttccTGAAACATATTACCATTAGTATATTGGTTGAATTTTCCCCACACCAGTTCCACAACTACACAAAAACGTCACCAAAAAGGTCTGAAATCTTTGACTTGCTCCATACGAAGCCAAAGAAACATTACAAACATTACGTGACATTTGGTGATGGAAATACAGTGCGAGTACTACGCACTCCAATAAACTGCACGGGGACCCCCTCCTCCTTGTTTTACGAAGTAAGCCACACTCACTGGAGCTTCCCCTTCAGTGGCGGGACCCCAGCAAACATTGTGGAAAGTGGAAACAATCATCCGTAGCCTGAAGGACCCCACACCAATTGCTGGGATTCCACCAACGTTTACAGTCTGTATATTATGTGCATAGTGGGATACAATATTAACAAATGAATCATTAAATTCACGATAAAAGCTTTAAACGCATTATCCATTAAAAATGTGAGCTTTGTGGTCTTTGTCTAAAATATTAGAGGCCCACATAATCGAAGAATAACAGATAGAAGATAGATTTCAATTTTGGAAGTACAAATCTACTTTCATAGCGTCATAGCGTGACCAGATGTCAATAACTTCCCATCCAACTTCACTTTTAAGGACTTCAAAAGAAGGATCCAGATGGGATTTGAAACGCCTTTGCACTTAACCATCTCAGttgccatttaaaaacaaactacagTTGTGTCTTGATATTtcagtttaatttgttctgtgaccatgCACATAACTCAAAACTCTTTtattgtatctcaaatcatctttacccattgaaatgaatgtaaacGCCATTAATCTGTCCAAACCACCCCAAAAATTGTATAATGTGTCTTTGATAATAAAATTAGCACTCAATagtattttactttattaaataaaacatacaacggtgttgaaatgtaaataattacacAATCCTtgccacatactgtattttattggaTTTCTCTGCACAGTGTATTGATCCCTGTGGTGTGTGTTCCTTGGTCACCTGAGGGCAATGTAACACAGATGCCTGGAGCTGGTCAAAACTCTTCAGTAATAGTTTTTCTTTGCAGAccataaagaatatatgcttgtTAGTGTTGTTATGTTATCTATCTATATGTGTAGAATAACGTATTCTTTGTAGGTAGGgccaaaagtaaaacaaaattgcCTGTTTTTGTCACATCACAGTTTTAAGTTTCAGACTACACTCTAATGAGCAAAAACTTTATTATGACACTGTTCATGTATCCCCCTCATTAAGCCAAAAACAATGCTGTAAAATTGTGTGAGTGGAACCCCAGCATGAGTTTGCAGGTTTGGAAAAGCGAAGCAATGCTGGCTCCTCATAAGCACAGTGGGACGTCCAAGCGGGCCCCGAACCTGCAGAGGATTTCCTCACATTTTCCAATGCATTATTTTCCTTCTTGCCTCTGGGTGAGGAAACTGGTGCTACCTTTTTTGCTAGTGGCTAATATGTTTGCAATTAATAGGTGGAATCCATTAATGAGATATTTGGCAGCTTAAAGGAAAAATTACAGAAGGGATTCCCTGCAAAATGGCCACAGAATGTAAAATTGGCTGCGTTGTGGAGGAAAAAAGTTTCACCTGTGTGTTTTACAACAGTAACTCTACCCAACACATCCTGCTCTTTAACACAACATAATGAGGTGCGATAAGGTTTCCGCTCCTCAACAACAGATCTGCTGCAGCTGCAAACAACTACTGGAAACATGTCAGAACTTCCACAAAGTTCTTCACTCATCTACAGTAGACCTTTCCATGttgttttcacaaaataaacgctgggttgttttcctaacccactCGTTGGGTAGATATGAATTGGTGgcagattgggttactttgGTTTTGACCCAGTAGGTTGGGTTCAAGGTTGGATGTGTGCAGGCTGAAGAGCTGAACTTATTGGTTGCCATTTTGGattagttttgtttgttgaagTATAAAATTGAATGtaacattctttaaaaaaaataaaataaaaatccaaacgtACAGCAACTATAGGAATTTTCTCATCCTCAAATGAGATAAAGGTTAAAAAACATTACAGACTTAAAAGGTTCTTGATgagcaaaaaatttttttttttaggggaggggtggtatattttacacaaaaaaaataactggtGCCATACCTGTCACTGTGTTCAACAAAACCCCCATTCTTATAAGAAGATAACGCAGTGTGTCCCAAAAGTCACTTCTTTTTTCCATTTCGACGAAGGTGTCATCCGGATGGACGTGACGGGAGGTGAGTCCATCATCGTTTGACAGCTGAGCCTTTGCAGTTTCTCTAAACATATCACTCCCTTGCCCATTGGAGCGGCGTTACAAAATTGCCACCTGGCTGGAAGATTTTCTGCCCAGTATGACTGCATGGCTGTCACGCCGGTCCAAAACGTAATACAATTTACGCTTCACGTTGCGGAGCATCATAATCCTCAATTTGAAGCCTTTGAGCTACCTGCAGCCTCGACTTTTATCGCTCTCCGAAGCATCCGCGGAATCAACGTTATGTTGATGCTGAGTTCCAGTGCAGCCCCCAGATGAACTTTCCCTGGCTTTGCCAAAACGCTCGCTCGAGGAGTTTGGTGTTTTTCAACAGTGGGAGTAGCAGCAGGCCCTCTGCAGAGGCGTTTGTCAAGAACACATCCTGTTTCAAGACGCTTGCAATGGATTGCGTACATTTTACTACATTGGAGGAGTGTGATGGATATttagaaaactgaaaaaaacaacaacaacaacgtactATAGGTTGACAAAAATGCATCCGGCCCACATAATAGTGTGTAAATGGATTCAGATACTTTGACTCACAATGCCTTGGTGATATGTCCACACCTCCCGCATGTATGGCACTCCTCCCCCAGCTATAAATTTGTGCTTGAAGCTAGTTTCTATCAAACAACTCTCTCGCCGCTCTCTCACAACCAGGACAAGAATGCAGGCTGCCATGCCACAAAGAATTGTTCTGCTCGTGCTCCTCTTGGTTTCTGGTGCTTGCACCAAAAAGCTTCTCCAAGGCTCCAACCACagtgatgatgaggatgatgatgatgatggcaagGATGGGGAGACTTTCCCGAAGGCGCGTTGCATGTCCCGTTGTTTGACTTTGCACAGTACAATGCAGGTACAGTAAACTCAATTTTTCAACTACACATAAATCAGCCCTGCTAACATTACTACTGGTGTCATGTTCAGATGTATTATTCATGTTCAAATGCAATTGACAACATGCTTTGgtgctcttttttaaaattattgtcTTAATTATTGTTTAATGCCATTAATATGCTTTACTCTGAATTTGAATATTCCTTtatattgtctttaaaaaaaaatgaattaaaaatgtgttatagCATAagcataaaagcacaattactgcaaatatatatatatagcacaaggacacacagttgaattattttgaattatcttgtaacactgaaagcgtcttgaccgctcgttgtcattaaatttgtgatgttaatgtttttgtgcgtttttgttgttttagttgatcaggggccgacaaaacaagtttgacttctttctgtcccctttcattcttttgctttactttgaatttgaatattgatttttattttaaaaatgaatgaaataaattgattgattgattgaatatGCATGTGCTATGACTGtatagtttgacatttttgattATGATATTTTACAGTATGTGTGGACATACTGTACGTATTTGATAATCTGATGTGAAATGTGTTCAATAATCCTATCCAATTTTGAATAATTCTTCTTatcaaggattaaaaaaaaaaatctatgttaaTTTAAAAACCCTTTCGATTTTGAATAATTAGTTAGCTCTAATTTCTACTCATTTTCCTTTCATTCTTCCATGTTTCACCGGCATAATGGCAGAACAGGCTTTTATTAGTCACATGAGGCTCATTGAAGTTTAATAAAGGACTCTGAGTACAAAAAGTGTCACAGTCTGGTGATCATTTTTGAtaagagcaacaacaaaaaaaggatgGAACAAAGAAAACCTGTAGCTGTAAAGCATCACTTGTGACTTATAATAAAACCCTCATTTTCTCTCAGTTAGCACTATTATTGTGGAAGTGCTGAAAGAGTTTACAAATTCTGTCGTCGTTCAAacgcttttttttctgttagtgCTTATGGCGCTGCAACAGAGTCGGGGTCACGACGTTTCTTCTTCATTAGTAATTCTCTCTTTTTGTCTCCTTTCAGAAGAATGGATTGCTATCCTGGTGCCGTAGTCATAAAGAGTGTGTAAAGGTAGGTCATTTTCGTGCAGTACTTTTATTCACCAAAACTTCTTTGAAGAATTAAGGAGGCAGTCAATGCCATTTCAGATTTAAGCACATGAGCTTATTCagaaaaaacaattcaattgTAGCTTGCTGTTGTATGAGcgtttaaattacatttaaaaaatcatattctggaaatgcagtatttatttttaaatttcacaGTGAATTAGGGGGActtataaaacatttaataaatacaaataaaaaatgccaaAGTAGTAGTGTCATGGCTTTGGATTGTCAATTGATGACCTACAATGTAGATGATGATCCATCTATTATTTTTCTACAGTTAATAACACTATTTTAGTCCAACTCTAGGTTAAgttgggtgtaattccacttttGCCCATTAGATGGTGGcacatttatttagtttgagaTGGTGTGTAActgaaagaagaatgaaaatgtattataattagGACATAATATTGTCTCTGGTTTCATTCATAAAGCATACAacgtacaatttttttttgaggcggcgtaaaaagtttgagagccGCTTAAATTCACAACTGTTTTTATTACAGTTGGAGCTAGTTGTGTACATGCACAGAGCACACTGGCCATTTGACAACGCGACGCTTGGTCTGTCATCTCTCATCTTCCCTTGCGGGCCTCGAAAAGAAATCGCCTCGCTAATACAGAGTGACAATGCCACTTCTTGTGCCGTCGCTGCTTTGCAAATCCCAGCGATGCTTCCTTTTCTGCCCCATTTCCAGATGAAATCATTCACTTTGTTCTCGCTGTCCCGCGAGTGAAAGGAAAAACTTTTTGGCCGAGCTCGAGGGCCGCTCACACTTTTGACGTTAGTCTAGTTGAATAGCAAAAATAGAGAACTTTGCACGTTAGCCCTAGCCAGGGCGAGAGGATTCACACGACTCATGTTGTGTGCTCTTGGGTGAAAGACCCCAGTGCGTAAATTTCTTGCGTCAAAATAGTGCATTTGAAAGATATTTGAGTACAGTAGTTGTGTACTCAGGCGAGTGCTGTTTACTAGTTGGAATCTTGGTTTTGAAGCAGTGGTAGCTGTCcatgaagacatttaaaaaattaaagaaaaatgtaatagtcaaaatatatattctttttttcaagaCCACACACGCAATAAAGGAAATGCACGTCATAGAAATACCTAAATGCTCGGTAGGTGTGGTTTTCtatcatttaaaacattttatttaaaaaattatacaaaccCATAGAGAGCAAGAGCAAtagatattacaaaaacattgtCCAAAGAGCgtctacatttttttaaatccaatttcCCCCGTCCCAAACAAACTTAACCTATCATGTCATAATATCAATAATCACGTccgtacattttaaaatcaacctACAACCGTCACTTTTTGCAGATGTaaaaaacagaataacatatggATGACGTATGTTGAAATGGTTTATCGCTAATCAAACCTGGCGACAGGCTTAGCGGTTAGGATTCCTGGTTTTCACGGCCCGGGTTTGACTCCCGGTATGGGAATGacattctttatatatatatatatatatattcccccccatacaatagaacaaatacaagaaaaaaacaacaacaacaacaacaaaaaacaagcaaagaatgaaagcaaaaagcatttaaaaaaaaaaaaaaggtggattgtCATCATATTGAAAAATATGCAAGAACCAGTAAACAATACTACCTGAAATAGATAGAACATATTACAGTTCCTTGTGAGTTGGTGCAGTATTTGGTTATAATCTTTAATAACTGCAGCACATGTGAGATCTAGTTGGCTGAAATATTTCAGGAAGGAAATTACATGGAGAGAGTCACAATTCTTTTTCTAGttaacaagcatttcccaccgTTTTCTCCTTTTCTAATCAATGGGAAAGCAGCACTAACTGGCACTAATGCACTTATCAGTGACATTGATTAATGGAAATATGTACTTTTGTAGAAAACCCTTTTATCCATGTGCCTTTTAAATTGTCCCATGGTGATAGATAAAGTGGTGTACGCCACTTTCAATATAAGACCTTCAAAATCCTTGAATAAGAGCACTTTCACTACAGTCTTTCACATCAACATGACCAAGACAGATCTGAGGCTGCGCTCCATCATGATTCTACACCCCTGACACCAATTCTGTACCCGAAAATAGGATTTGTAATGGAAAATAGATACATACTGAGGAGCTGGGCTCCGTGTACATTATTTTCATATGTCTATATTATACTGCTCCCAATGGCTAAATCACAATCTACATTCATTCTCTCACTCCCATTTCCTCAACAGTGCCTGTATCCTTGTAAAGGCTCCTGGTCCACAAATAGGAAAAGCAATTGCAAATTGTCATGTGAGGTATATGCATCATAATATTGTCTTTTACGCGGAAAGGGTAGATTATGAAGTGTTTGTAACATCCCATATATGTATTCAGAAATTGTTTCCCGTGAATCACTGGGAATGTGTGGCCAGCTGCGAGTTCCTTCAGACTCTACTGGAGGTGAAGCAAGGCGGCTGTCCGCCTCCGAAAAGGGCCAGTGGCTTCGCGGCCGCCTGCGTCGACAGCTGTGATCACGACGCAGAATGTCCAGCTCAGAAGAAGTGCTGCTCCAATGACTGCGGTCACACATGCCAGACGCCACAAGACCTTTACAAGGGTGAGTGGGGCAACTTGGGGGAAAAAGAAGTTTGTCTGCCAGACGATAGTTTGACTAATTAAAGACTAATTAAGGGCTCAACGCATACACATATGTTGGTGCGGCCGCCATGTTGGATGTGGCAGATCAGCTCCTAAACTAATGAAGTAAATGGGCTGAACTTCATAAAACGacaacttatatatatatatatatataaaacccaTAAAAAACATAGCACTGAATTTATTATCTGTTAATTATACTCCCATATACTGTAAGagtacaattacaaatttaatatgtttatttGATAAGTGACGCCAAACAAAGGTCTGCAATTGCCTATAAATGCCACAAGACAGCGACAAACCACTGTTATTCTTAAAACAAAGTTGTGGTCTGACCAGAGGCGACTCTAGGGTCAGAGAATTAGGGGTGCTATTAAGACATTTGGTGGTGCTTGGGTGCTTGCAAAGAGCGGGGGGTTTGGGATAAACTACCAATGCTTGGTGTTATGTTCCCAATGGACTGTAGAACTCCCTCAAGGCaatccgccccccccccccccaagggaCTCGCTATGTCTTGTTATTGTATCGCTCTTGGACTGTATCGTTACAGCAACATATATATTGCTATCTTCATAATGATACATTAAAATAACAAGACTCTGCCATAACAATTTGGAACTATCAAATGATCCATACAAATAACAATTATACTACATTTCTCTATCCATCTACTACAACTTACTCAGGGTTGGGTCATTGGAGGAGCGGCATGAGCAGGGAAGCTTAACTTCTTCCTCCCTAGCCACTTCATCAAGCTCTTCTGGGGTAAACCCAAGACTTTTACATTGACACGTCTGTGAAagtgcattggccgggaatcgaacccgggtccctcgcatggcaagcgagaattctaccattGAACCACCAATGCTCTGTGATGGCTGGCCAAtaggcaaaacattttcaagggACTCGCTAGTTATCTAGAATTACCCTCACGGCAGAGTTGCCATAAtgatactgttttgtttttgttgttttttgttacgaaaacaacacagtgagATGATGCTCAATTGCGGTAACAAAACTTGCTGATT
This window harbors:
- the LOC144062006 gene encoding uncharacterized protein LOC144062006 yields the protein MYHHIRLSEDTDHVFKVDNSGKVQKEGVTMKAAACAVLLLLALAQVKALKCNYCFSKGSDLCNPTSTQTCTGSANACASVILQGPLSQSFRQCMNMAVCQGFIKTPGAFATCCSTDLCN